In Strix uralensis isolate ZFMK-TIS-50842 chromosome 26, bStrUra1, whole genome shotgun sequence, a genomic segment contains:
- the RNF26 gene encoding E3 ubiquitin-protein ligase RNF26: MDLLFALLRGLRVALDLLVLVLDVNFFLVSSLVSALFWLLAAACSLPAAAAAAALACWDGLLLSLASLARAACGLALGALQGLAGLLRGCCCGLEGLKVAGHLLSHLALRGKELLHRGLCGLLGCGQALARQLCEGLAIATSLLAYLVNSLVNVCLIGTQNLFTLLAALWDSVAGPFLRVTDLLAAFLAHVSSGAIAVSILLWSPCQLAFELLASVLELFISIFFVNIYGLGLLLLIIVVGIFVFNPGLLWTLTGYVLSYFNTLPSYHRLQRDVWRLYQVAVLTLGMAMTSQAWRRLVDWSLQVTNWSRGGRTTNRESNQRGAAVPALRPAAPGRLMLAGVGQQPVEHEDWLNAEQIPQARPALSRSAVAGQRHQPPREEPSTSWGKAPRRQQLNAAAGDGEGTLDNDPWMLLKEQEERKKCVICQDQTKTVLLLPCRHLCLCQECTEVLLQQAIYQRNCPLCRQMILQTLNVYL, encoded by the coding sequence ATGGACCTGCTGTTCGCGCTGCTCCGCGGCCTGCGGGTGGCTCTGGACCTGCTGGTCCTGGTGCTGGACGTGAACTTCTTCCTGGTGTCCTCGTTGGTGTCGGCGCTGTTCTGGCTGCTCGCCGCGGCCTGCAgcctccccgcggccgccgccgccgcggcgctggcCTGCTGGGACGGGCTGCTGCTCTCGCTGGCCTCGCTGGCCCGGGCGGCCTGCGGGCTGGCGCTGGGCGCCCTGCAGGGGCTGGCCGGGCTGCTGCGCGGCTGCTGCTGCGGCCTGGAGGGGCTCAAGGTGGCGGGGCACCTCCTCTCGCACCTGGCGCTGCGGGGCAAGGAGTTGCTGCACCGCGGGCTCTGCGGCCTGCTGGGCTGCGGCCAGGCCCTGGCCAGGCAGCTCTGCGAGGGGCTGGCCATCGCCACCAGCCTGCTGGCCTACCTCGTCAACAGCCTCGTCAACGTGTGCCTCATCGGCACGCAGAACCTCTTCACCCTGCTCGCGGCCCTGTGGGACTCCGTCGCCGGCCCCTTCCTCAGAGTCACGGACCTGCTGGCTGCTTTCCTCGCGCACGTCTCCAGCGGTGCCATCGCTGTGTCCATCCTGCTGTGGTCGCCCTGCCAGTTGGCCTTCGAGCTCCTGGCCTCCGTCCTCGAGCTCTTCATCAGCATCTTCTTTGTGAATATTTACGGCCTGGGCTTGCTCCTCCTCATTATTGTTGTCGGCATCTTTGTCTTCAACCCTGGGCTGCTGTGGACGCTGACAGGCTACGTGCTGAGCTACTTCAACACGCTGCCTTCCTACCACCGCCTGCAGCGGGATGTGTGGCGGCTCTATCAGGTGGCAGTGCTGACGCTGGGTATGGCCATGACCTCCCAGGCCTGGCGCAGGTTGGTGGACTGGAGTCTGCAGGTGACCAACTGGAGCCGAGGAGGTAGAACGACGAACCGGGAGAGCAACCAGCGAGGGGCAGCTGTGCCCGCCCTGAGACCCGCAGCCCCCGGCAGGCTGATGCTGGCAGGGGTTGGCCAGCAGCCAGTCGAGCACGAGGACTGGCTGAATGCTGAGCAGATACCACAAGCGCGTCCTGCTCTGAGTCGAAGTGCCGTGGCAGGACAGCGTCACCAGCCACCCAGGGAGGAACCGAGCACCTCCTGGGGGAAAGCTCCAAGGAGGCAGCAGCTGAACGCAGCAGCTGGGGATGGTGAGGGCACTCTGGATAACGACCCCTGGATGCTCCTGAAAGAGCAAGAGGAACGTAAGAAATGTGTCATCTGTCAAGACCAAACCAAGACAGTCCTGCTTCTGCCCTGCAGGCACCTGTGCCTGTGTCAGGAGTGCACGGAAGTCCTCCTGCAGCAGGCCATCTACCAGCGCAACTGCCCGCTGTGCCGCCAGATGATCCTCCAGACGCTCAATGTGTACTTGTGA